A stretch of the Aegilops tauschii subsp. strangulata cultivar AL8/78 chromosome 4, Aet v6.0, whole genome shotgun sequence genome encodes the following:
- the LOC109780666 gene encoding putative cyclin-dependent kinase F-2, which yields MAVGKRPAAGHGTDQEPEISCCKRRRVRIGSTAAFEFEDTPCLGEGSFGAVLKARHRVTGKTVAIKVLRSNGDLAAANKEIQDEAGFLEACSPNPYVVGSHGLFRDPETYKLCLAMDYVGPNLHAFLSERPPLPEAIVKGYMWQLLTGANKMHGKDRIVHRDIKPQNILVGEGGKILKLCDLGLAMSLKTYRKPYEFAGTMPYMAPEMLLGKPDYDAGVDVWSLGCVMAEMLTGEMLFKADKKDDRTAQLSAIFRVLGFPDETTWPEFFAAEVPRVFSYAQAQQHNTLGNLFRLETLSQDGFQVLKGLLKCNPARRLTTAAALQLPWFAPKLPTPTDDVSNSLPPVRNVLRIKIVPAGTLKKKNVLRIKFTPPAAPKKKNLRRIKVIPPATPGTKENLLQRVKVIPPATPQMKNVLRIPLASDVEQGHVV from the coding sequence ATGGCTGTCGGCAAGCGACCAGCTGCCGGCCACGGGACGGATCAAGAACCAGAAATCTCCTGCTGCAAGCGGAGGCGCGTCCGCATCGGCAGCACCGCGGCCTTCGAGTTCGAGGACACGCCCTGCCTCGGCGAGGGCAGCTTCGGCGCCGTCCTCAAGGCGCGCCACCGCGTCACAGGCAAGACCGTCGCCATCAAGGTCCTCCGCTCCAACGGCGATCTTGCCGCCGCCAACAAAGAGATCCAGGACGAGGCTGGCTTCCTCGAGGCCTGCAGCCCCAACCCTTACGTCGTCGGCTCCCACGGACTCTTCCGCGACCCTGAGACCTACAAGCTCTGCCTCGCCATGGACTACGTCGGCCCCAACCTCCACGCTTTCCTGTCCGAGAGGCCGCCGCTGCCGGAGGCCATAGTGAAAGGCTACATGTGGCAGCTCCTCACCGGCGCCAACAAGATGCACGGCAAGGACCGCATCGTCCACCGAGATATCAAGCCGCAAAACATCCTGGTCGGGGAAGGAGGGAAGATCCTCAAGTTGTGCGACCTCGGGCTGGCCATGTCCTTGAAGACCTACAGGAAGCCTTACGAGTTTGCCGGCACCATGCCCTACATGGCCCCCGAGATGCTCCTGGGGAAGCCGGACTACGACGCGGGCGTCGACGTGTGGTCGCTGGGATGCGTCATGGCCGAGATGCTGACCGGCGAGATGCTGTTCAAGGCCGACAAAAAGGACGACAGGACCGCCCAGCTCTCGGCTATCTTCCGCGTCCTCGGCTTTCCGGACGAGACGACTTGGCCGGAGTTCTTCGCGGCCGAGGTGCCGCGAGTGTTCTCCTACGCGCAGGCGCAGCAGCACAACACGCTGGGAAACCTCTTCCGCCTGGAGACCTTGTCCCAGGACGGCTTCCAAGTCTTGAAAGGGCTTCTCAAGTGCAACCCAGCTAGGCGGCTGACGACGGCCGCCGCGCTCCAGCTCCCGTGGTTCGCGCCCAAGCTCCCCACCCCCACCGACGACGTGTCAAACTCATTGCCGCCAGTAAGGAACGTTCTGCGGATCAAGATCGTCCCGGCGGGGACACTCAAGAAGAAGAACGTGCTGCGGATCAAGTTCACTCCGCCGGCAGCACCCAAAAAGAAGAACCTGCGGCGGATCAAGGTCATCCCACCGGCGACGCCAGGAACGAAGGAGAACCTGCTGCAGCGGGTCAAGGTCATCCCACCGGCGACACCACAGATGAAGAACGTGCTCAGAATACCACTAGCTAGCGATGTGGAACAAGGCCATGTAGTGTAG